The nucleotide sequence CTTCATGATGTGTGGCGTCGTCCAGCACAAGGTCGGAACAAGGGAAATACCGCTCCTCGGTGGCCTGGCGCCAAAAATGCCTCTTGCTGCAACATTCATGACGATAGGCTTCCTCGCGTCGCTCGGCTTGCCTGGGATGATCGGGTTTGTGGCGGAGTTCTCAGTGTTCATTGCCACATTTGACGCATACGCGTGGATACTGATGCTTCCGATTGCAAGTGTCGCGATCACGGCTGGTTATTACCTATGGGCATTGCAACGCACAATGTTCGGCCCGCTGACCGAGAAAATCGATACATCGCATGCCCACGATGTCAACTGGTACGAGGCGGTGCCACTGGCTATTCTGGCGATCTTAATCGTCTTCTTTGGCATGTTTCCGGGTGTTGTCATGGATTACATCACGCCATCGGCGAACATCATTTCTGCGATTCTGGGGGTGGGCTGATTGGTCGATCTCTCACCTGTTTATTCGGAAATCATCATACTTCTATTTGCGGTTGGGTTACCAGCAGTCTATTATCTCACGAAGTCTGAGAAAGCACTTAGTATCGTATCGCTGGTTGGCATCATTGCGGCGATGATCCCTCTATTGATTTTCTATATTGACGGTTCCCAACCAGTTGTTTTTGCGGGGGGATTGCTGAGGCTCGATGCGTTCGCTGTTGCGTTCAAACTGGTCTTCCTTGCTGTCGCGCTGTACGTGACCATTGCCTCGATCCGATACGTTAAGGGAGAAAGGCATCTGGCCGAGTATTATTCATTGATTTTGCTCGCCACCCTCGGTATGATGGTCGTCGCCTCATCTCTCGACCTTATCACCCTATTTGTAGGGCTGGAGCTTGCAAGCCTCTCCTCATATGCACTCGTTGGATTTAGAAAAGCTGATAAGAGGGGAATTGAAGCGGCGACAAAGTATCTTATCATCGGCGCACTTTCTTCGGCGATCTCCCTCTACGGTATCTCCCTCATCTACGGGATTACTGGTAGCACTGTGTTTGCGGACATCGGCACTGCAATCGCCACGGCTAGTGGTATGGATCCGATAATCCTGTTGGCCATTGGTCTCCTCATAGCGGGATTTGGATTCAAAGTTGCCATCGTTCCATTTCACATGTGGGCACCTGATGTTTACGAAGGCGCACCCACGACGATCACCTCGCTCCTCGCCTCGAGTTCAAAGAAAATGGGTTTCGTCGCACTCTTCAAAATATTCCTCATAGGTCTCATCGCGATCAAGGCTGATTGGGATGTTGTCGTCGCGGTCATCGCCGTCCTCACGATGACAATCGGCAATCTCGTTGCCATTTCGCAGACGAACATCAAGCGGATGCTCGCATACTCTAGCATTGCTCAAGCTGGTTACATCCTGATCGTCCTTCCGATCGGCACTGAGTACGCGCTGGCAGGTGGCATCTTCCACATCATTACACACGCTTTCATGAAGGGAGGCGCCTTTATCATTGTCGCTGCATTATCAACTGTCGCACTCGGAGAAAGCCTGGCAGACTATAAGGGGCTCGGTAAACGCTCACCGTTCCTCGCATTCTCAATGGGCGTCCTTCTCCTTTCGCTCGCAGGCATTCCACCGCTTTCCGGGTTCGCGAGTAAATTCTGGCTATTCTCAAGTGCAGTCGATGCGGCGATCGCCCCAGAGCAGAGCTGGGTCCTATGGCTTGCGGTCTTCGGTGTGATCAACAGCGCGATCTCGCTTTACTATTACGTTCGAGTAATCAAGTACATGTACGTCGAATCGGGTCCAGAAGAACCGATCAGAGTTCCAAACTCGATGATCCTCGCGATTGCGATAACGGTCGTCGCGACGATCGTCATCGGCCTGTTCCCGTCGCCAATCCTCGAACTTTGCAGAGAGGCGGCGCGCGCGTTCTTCTCAGGGATGTGAAACATCGACCCCTACTTCTTTCTTTTTGACATCTCATCTTCGTATGCTCTGAGTGCATCGAGGAACGAAATCGTGCCGACAAACTCGCCAGCTGAATCGACCACGAGAACCCTACTCACCCCACCTATTAACATGAGTCGCAACGCGTCGATGACATATCCATCCTCATGAATCTGGATGCAGGGATTTTGTCCGACGAGGGTGCAGGCGGTCATAAATTCCTTCACCTTGACGGTCGAGGGGTCACGACCTTGTACGATGACCCTCGTTACATCCGTCGAGGTAATGACGCCGAGGACGATATCTTCCTCTTTCACAACGACGCCCGTCTGGTGCCGCTGCACCATCAATTTCACGACATCTTCTAGCGTTGCCCCGTAGTCGACAACGGGAGGATCGCGGTCGACATAATCCTTTACTTTTGCCTTGACTTGCATGTGGTCGGAATGATTGGAAGTCGTCTCACTTAAACTTTTTCTTGTAGCAGATCTCTTGTCCCGACTCTGAATCTTCTATAAGATCTGAGACAGGCACCGTTTTCTTGCGACCTGTCGTCGCTTGATCGGTTCAACCCTAAACACTCAATAAAATCCTCAACTTCTTCACATGCAATCACTGCGAGAAATCGTCCAGCCTGGTGAGTGAGGGAATTTGAAGAATCGAGACAATTAATAAGTACATTATCATCATTAGGCATCTCGATATTGATGAGCTGGGACCTTCCAATCAGAAAGGAACTAAACATGGTGGAAGAGGAGATCAGGAGAAGTGTACACTCCCAGCAGCAGCTATTGACGGAGATCTCGATGCACGTGATCGGTGCAGGGGGGAAAAGAATTCGCCCTGGTGTTTCGATCCTTTGCTACAAGGCAGTGGGGGGCACAGAAGTCTCCAATGTCATTGGAATCGCCGCCGCGTTTGAACTCATCCACAGTGCGACCCTCATCCACGACGACATTAACGATGGAGGGACGATGAGGCGGGGCAAAGTCTCAGCATTCAAGAAATACGGTGTCCAGCTCGCGCTGGTGGCTGGTGACTTCCTCTTTGTCAAAGGTTTTCGTGCAGGCGGTTCTTTCAGCAAAGAAGTGGTCGAAATCATCGCGGACTCCTGCGCGTGCATGGCTGAAGGAGAGATCCTCCAGGTCGGACACATCAATGACGCGTCGACATCGATCGATACCTATCTCAAAATCATCGAGGGGAAGACGGCGAAACCGATCGAGGCGAGTGCAAAGGTCGGCGCGTTCCTCGGGGGCGGGTCGCCGGTGATGATCGAAACCCTCGGAAGCTATGGCCTCAACCTCGGTATGGCCTTCCAGATCATGGACGATATTCTTGATATTGTTGGAAAGGAAGACGTCCTCGGCAAACCGAAAGGGATGGATTTTTCGGACGGGACGCCGACGTTGCCGATTATCCTGGCGATGGAAGACGGTCACAAAGGAAAGAGGTTGTCCGAACTTTTTGAAAAGAAAAAGAAGCGCCGTTGGGAGGTCGAGGAAGCCTTGAAAATTTTGATGGAATCGGATGCCATTCGGCTTTCGAAAGAGAAGGCGCTTGAGTTCTCAAATAGGGCGATTGAGTCGTTATCGATTCTGAGGCCGTCGGTCTACGAAGAAGCACTGAGATCCCTTGCCAGGACTGTCGTTGAACGGGAATCGTGATAGAACTCATGGAGAATGGGTAATGTCTTCGATCTGCACATGGAAAACGATAAATCTGGCTATATCACACTAACAGCGCAGGGGAATCGCCGATGGCAGAGAGATTGTCGACTGATATCCTGGTCGTTGGTGCGGGACCAGCAGGATCAACAGCGGCGGAGCACGCAGCTCTTCACGGCGCAGACGTCCTGCTCATCGAACGCAAGAAAGAAATCGGCATCCCTTTCGCCTGCGGTGAATTTCTCCCGTCCATTGATGAGGTGAAAAGGATATTTCCTGGTGCCCGTGATATCGATACACTGTTCGACATCCCCAGAGAACTAATTTCTTTGGAGACTCACCGATTGAGGATCTATTCGCCAGAACTACGTGTCTACGAATTTGATTTCGACGGCTTCACGACATACCGTGATCGATTTGATCAGTATTTAGCCTCAAAAGCACTTAAGGCTGGAGCGAAGGTCCTGACAGGGTGTACCTTTATTTCTATTGACGGGGACAGAGTCGTGACGAATCAATGTGAGGTGAAAGCGAAACTCGTGATCGGGGCCGACGGACCGCGGTCCCGCGTTGCCAAGAGCCTCGGTCTTCCGAAGAACAGAGAATTATGTCCTGCTGTAACAGCCCAGGCGGTTGGTAACTTCGAGCCGGTTGCGGAGATGTATTTTGGCAATATCGCACCGGGGGGATATGCCTGGATCCTACCGAAGCGCGGCGGTGCCAACGTCGGGGTCGGTATATCGCCTCGATTTGCGAGCAAGACCGTCGGAGAGTACTTCAAGGAATTTATCGACTGGAAGCAGATTGATGTAGGAAAACCGGCTGGAAAGTATGTGCCTATGGGAGGTCCACTGCACCCCAATTACAACGATAAAGGCCTCATCGTCGGTGATGCGGCCGGTCATGTGATGGCCGTCAACGGTGGCGGAATCCCGATAGCATTGATCTGTGGAAAGATCGCTGGCGAAGTGGCGGCTGCTTGCGTCAGATCTGGTGAATCTATATCTCGATACGGTGAGGAGTGTCGCAGGCAAGTGGAAAAACCCCTCAGGATCGCGCTTCGGACAAAAGTTCTTGCAGATCTTTGCTGGGGGAGTCGGAGAAGGCTTGAACTTGCGATGAGGGTACTTGGTAAGAGGCGAATGGCCAATATCATCAGATGCAAGCGCCTATTTCCGTAGTCCTTGAGGTCGACGACCCCCCTTTAGCCGTCATTTTGTGTTTGCATCAAAATTTCCAACTAATGGAATTGTACAGTATTGTAAGAATGGCCTACGTGTCCGATTAGCTGTTCAAAAGGGATTTCTTCGATTTGGGAGACATCTTCGAGGTTCGGATGCATTGTCGGAAATTACTTTTTCTTTCTGGATCGCCTGCATTTAAGAGGACTTCCGCATACGGGGCATTCCTTAATCTCCTTATCAAAAGCTCTTCCGCAACCGAGGCATCTCATCTCCCATGAAAAGATCTCTTTGATACCCCTCGTGACGATATTGATATAATCGATGCCCATAGTCCTCGCCACATTTTGAATCGAATAGTCCTCTGTCAGGATTGTTGCTTTGAGGTCAAACGCAAGTGCTAGAACTTCTATGTCGGTATCTGACAACTTGTGTGTATCCCCAGTTTTTTGAGCAGCAAGTCTAACCGCTTCTAAAGACGTGGTGGATGGATGCGTTATTTTGATTTTGAATTCCCAATAATCTAGGCGTCTGTCCTTGTATTTCTTCAGCTCGGACAGTACGCCTGGAGGCACGAGGATCTCAGCGTCTTGCGGCAGATCTTCCATTGCGAAGAAGGCAGAGGTGTCGACGACGTACTTCATAGAGATTTAATTGCGCCTGCCCTAATAACTTCTTTTCTCTAGTCATGCTAGTGCACAAGTGTGTCATCCAGATATTCTTCATTGTAAAGGGAACAAGGTATTGTTAAATAGGATTACTGCAATCTCACCGCGGGAATGAAGGAAATCGAAGTTGAACAGGAAGTCATCGACTTCATCAAGAAGCACAAGAGGGATTACAGGGTTTCGACGACGTGCTATGGACCAGTGATCCTCCCGACCGATGTGAAGCCTCCAAAAGATACCGATCTTAGGATCAAGATCGGGAAGAACACGCTCTTCGTCTCGATCGTCCAGGCGAGATATATCACGAAGGTGACAAAATCGATGCTCTACGAAGTCGATGAGGTTGCACGCAAGAAGTGCCCGATCCTGTAGCCTGGCCTATCTGTCATCGCGAGCCTCAATGAATTCTTATCAATCTCTCAAAATTCAAGTTGCCTAATCTCAGAGATCGCTTGGCGCGCGATCTCCTCGAGGCCAGCTTTCTGTGCTTCCTGCAGTGCTTTATTGAGGCTCGCGCGTGTGGCCGGCCTCTTCGGTACGAAAGAGCACGGGAGGACCTTCTTTATTGATATCTCGTAGGTTCCGATACTCTTTGCGATGTTTTCGATTTCGAGCTTATCGAGTCCGATGAGAGGTCTCAGAACCGGAAGAGAAATGCCATGCTGCTCCACCCTAATATTGTGCAAGGTCTGCGATGCGACCTGTCCGAGTGACTCCCCGGTCACAATCGCGTCAGCGTTCAATCTTTGTCCTAAACCATCGGCAACTCGCAGCATAAGCATCTTGCACAGCACGCACCGATAGCCAGGATCACAACGGTCTGCAATAATCTCCTGATTCTTTCCGTGCGGTGCGATGTATACCCTCACATTCTTTTCTAGTAATTCAGCCAATTTTTGCGCGATATCGCGGATCTTTTCGGTCATTCTTTGATCACTGAATGGCTGGTGGTCGAGGTGCAAGAGGTTTATCTCAAATCCCCTCCTCCCGATGAGAAATGATGCGACGGGTGAATCAATTCCTCCAGAGATCAAGCAAATCGCTTTCATAGCCTCTTTCCCCATAACTCCCTCTTCTTACCAGTCTGCCTGTGTCAGCTTCGCTAATCGGTTTACAGCAGTGGAATCCTGCGATTAACGAAATGCTTTGTACGACCAAAAAAGGTTTTCAAAAAGGTTTAGTTATTCAATCTATTCTGGTCAATCCCCCCGAACATGGGGTAATCTAAGTACTCTTCGACGTCGTCGTCTTCTGACTCAACGACTATGCTAAAGAGTATGTTAACGATCTCTCTCATCTGCCTCAGTTCATTTCTGAGCTCGTTTATTTCACGGACCAAGTCTTCTGTGGTCTTCGTCATTCGTTCTCCCTGATTTTGTTTAACATCGATGGGGGATATATCCTTTTGCCTAACCCTTCAAATTCTTTTCGATGATCGAATTCTTCAATGAAATTTCACGACAGCGTATAGATATCATAAAAATCAGAATTTGACCTCTCCGTAGTCATCTGCAAGCTTTCTCATGTCTGTTCTCTCACAGCGTTCGCAGTACAGTGTTCTATTTCTCTTCTTGAGAGGGGCGCGGCATTTCTTGCAGAGCGCAAGAATGACGCCAAAGTGATGACCAACCGTTGATAGCTGGAGGGATGGCTTCACCTGAATGACTTTCGCCCTGATTATATCGCTTGGCCTCAATTCTTTCCCGACGTCCTGTGTATATCCTGAGGAAACCTTTGAGATATGAATCGTCGCACTCGTATCGCCACTGATATCACGCTCTTTTCCCTCGACAGCGATCACCTCACAGATGGCCATACTGTTCCTTACGTCCGTCACTTCGGCGTAAACCACGTCGCCGACTTTCAGCGTGACGGGAGGGTTCTTAGCGGAAACCTTGGCAATTTTCTCTTCATGATCAAGCTCGAGATCTCCGCAGTACGCGGAATAGATCTTACCATCTATCTCATATGTCCCCTCGCCCGGGATAAATTCCTCAACGACAGCTACTTCATCTCCTGGCAGAACACATCTTCTTTTTTTCATCTCTTTTCACCCGATCTTCGAATGCAAAGGAGCAGAACATCGAAGTCCTTTTTCATCTTTTTGTGGAATTCAAACATATGCGGAATTACGAATTTATATCTTTTTTGAAGGACGATCTCCCATCCGCTGTTCATTACAAAATTCAAGACAAATTCGACGGTCTCAGCATTATGCATCGTGTAAATAACACTCGCAACCGACATCGCTGTTTCGAGAAATGGACGATCCGCCCCGCGCCTCTGAGATCCAAACGGCGGATTCTGAATTGCGACGTCCGCCCTTGCGGAGAAATGTGGTATCCTCGCGAGGACAAATTCCACATCTGCTCCTATGGCAGAAGCATTCGCCTTCGCCTCTTTCAACGCGAGGGGATCCGCATCAACCCCGATCGACATTTTAGAATTAAGAAGCGAAGCACCAATCGCGAAAATTCCATTTCCACATCCCAAATCGATTACGATCTTGTCCTCGATATCATTATTCGCATAAGCCGTAAAGAGAACATCAGCGGCTATCGTGGCTGGAGTTGAATACTGTTCGAGAAAAGGCTTTGGCTGAGAAAGTGGAGGTATTTGCTGCAGCAGTATCTCCAGCGCTCTTTTTTTCATTTTGAATTCAAGAACGGGGTCAATAATATCAAAGTTTGCTGTCAACGGCCATTGAACAGCCTCGAAGAAATCATCTCTTTATCCCGATATTGAGAAAGTCTGCGCTCGTCAGGATCCCAATGACGACACCTTTCCTAGAAACGAGGACTGCCTCCTGCCTCTGTAGGTGGAGAGATGCCAGCTCTATCGGTGTATCCTCGCTGAGGATCGGGAAGGGCGCTTCCATGATTTCAGAAACTGGGGTCTTCATCACCTCGTCGTAGCTCTTTTCCTTATTCTTTGTCTGCTCAATCGTATAATTTCTGATGATGTCGTCTGTGATGCTCCCGACGACGCGATCTCCAACAACAACAGGAAGCTGTGTGAACCTCCCTTTCACCATCCTTTCAATGGCTTCGGCAATTGTATCATCAGGTGAGATTGAAACGACGCCACGAGTCGCGAGATCCCCCACCGTCAGGTGAATCCCCGTCTTTTCCGCGTCGATAATTCCTTCCTTCAGTACTTCTTCAAATGCCTGGAAAATTTTTCTCACGTTGCCATACGACGGATCGATGGTTCCTTTCTCGATTTTGGCAATAAGGGATTGGCTGACCCCTGCGCGAACAGCAAGCTCCCTTTGAGAAAGCCCTAGTTTTTGCCTGATCTGCCTGATCTTCTCAAGTTCTGGAAGCTGTGGCATGATGGCAAGCTCAATCGGATCTATTTTTGGACTCATATCGATCAACTACTGCAATCTCATCTACCCAATATTACGATTCTTAGTCCCTTTGACTTCTTTGCGAAGTATTTTCAGCTTAACGGCCGTATAGCTTTTTATGTTATTATAAAAATTCGTATCTCGATTGAAGCCTAGATTTTCGATATTGGAATAATCATATCGAATTCATGTCCTCATTATGAGATTTTATTCGAAATTCGCATAAATTAATTCTAATAAGATTCGAATGAATAACAAACAATAACTAGTCGGTCTCACGTGAGTTTAGCGAGGTCCAATTGATGTTCCCATTGGGTGTTGATAAATTTGACGAATTGACGAATACTTCCCCAATGCCTATACTCTGTTCTCTCTATAGTGGCTTCCCCGCTCCTCACAGACAATTGGACATATTCTGGCTTGTAAGTGACTGATAGGAATTGCTGGCAAGGTGATTTGATTTGGATGAAGAAAGGTCATTTCCGAAATCATCGTTTTTCCTTTCAAATGGTGCTTTTAGCTCTAATGAGAGCGGAGAAATGTCGCTCCGATCAGGATCAATGCGCAGAAGAGAGGGTTATCAGTTGGGAGGTTGTGGTATAGCTGGTTGCCTATCACTCGACGGAGAACCTATATCTGGGGAGAAAATCGCCACCATGCTGACAACGATGAGTGAGCGTGAAAACGGTCTCGGGGCAGGCTATGCCTGTTATGGGTTGTTCCCAGAACGTCGGGATGAATTCTGCCTCCAGTTTTTCTTTGACGACGAGGACGTCAAGAATTCTGTTGAGGAGTTTCTCAAAGATCACGGGAACATTACAAAGGATGAAAAGGTCTTTACGAAGAAGTCGACGACGCTGAAACCGCCTTTTCCTCTCGTCTGGAGGTTCTTTTTCAGACCGGTTGAACGGAGAGAATGGAGGGGAAACCAGAAGCTTTCAGAAGAGGACTATGTCGTTCGACTTGTCATGCATGTAAACCAACACGTAGATGGAGCGTTTTGCATCTCGAGTGGGAAGGACATGGCCGTTTTTAAAGGGAATGGATATTCCTTTGAAATTTCTGATTTCTACGATATCCAGAGATACAGGGGGAAGATGTGGATCTCCCATTCAAGATTTCCAACGAATTCTCCTGGCTGGTGGGGGGGTGCCCATCCGATAAGTATCCTCGACTGGGCCGTCTGCCACAACGGCGAGATCACTTCATACGGCGTCAACAGGAAGTTCGTAGAAATGGAAGGCTACAGCTGCACACTCTTGACCGATACGGAGGTGGTCGCGTATCTTTGGGACATTCTCGTGAGAAAACATGGTCTGCCGATCAACCTCGCAGCGTTTGCGATGGCGCCGTGGTACTATCACGATATTAAACACCTCGATCCGCAGAACCAGAAGCTAGCAACACTGATAAGGGTCACTTACAAGGAAGCATTTCTCAACGGCCCCTTCAGCATCTTGGTAGGAAGGAGAGAGCCAGAGATCACTATGATCGCCCTTGCGGATAGAAAGAAGCTCAGGCCTTTGATTGTCGGCCAATCATCAGATGAGGGGATGTTTTTCGCAGCGAGCGAGGAATGTGCGATCAGGGCAATCGAACCGAATGCGGAGACGTGGACCCCGAACGCTGGGAGTCCCGCCATCGCGCAGGTCCGCAATGGGATCATAAGAGATGGTCTAGAATCACCTTTCTGGGGGGAGTGGAATGAGTGATTCATTGAATTTATCACAGGAAAGGATCGCTCAAGAACTGCCAGATAGATACAGACCCGTTATCGATTATGAACTCTGTAAGGGTTGCAAAAGATGCGTCAGGGAGTGCAGTTACAGCGCCCTGGAGTTTCGTGATGGCAAGGTGCGACCGCTTCGGGGGTGCGTCGCATGCGGCCGTTGCACTGCAATATGCCCTACTGGCGCTATAGAAATTCGCCTCCTCCCATACCATTTCCCGCCTCATTCGACCTTTACCGAGAGAATCAGACGAAGTATTATCTCCCAGGCAAATACTGGCGGGGTCCTGCTATCGTCGTGTGGCACCGATCTTGAATACCCGATGATCTTTGACGAACTATTGCTCGATGCAGCACAGGTAACAAACCCATCGATCGACCCGCTGAGAGAACCGATCGAGACTATAACATTTCTCGGCAGGAGGGGTGGGAAGCTCACAAGCTCCGAAAAGAAAGGTCTGCTGGAGGACGAGGATATCGGCCCCGTTATCATGATGGATATGCCGATCATGATTGGCCACATCAGCTTGGGCGCAGTTAGCTATCCAGCGCAAAAGGCCCTTTTCAAAGCGGCATGCGACCTCAATATAATAGCCGGCTCAGGCGAGGGTGGCCTTCATTCAGACTTCTATGCTTATGCGGATCACATCAATAGCGAAGTGGCGAGCGGGAGGTTCGGCGTCACACCAGATTACTTGAAAAGGGTTGCCGCCGTTGAAATCAAAATAGGGCAGGGCGCAAAGCCTGGGCACGGTGGTCATCTCCCTGGTGAGAAGGTCACTGATCTCATCTCGCAGACGAGAATGATACCGACCGGTACCGATGCGCTCTCGCCATACCCACATCACGACATCTATAGTATCGAAGACTTGCAGCAGCTGATCTGCGCCTTGAAGGAGGCAACGGACTACAGGATCCCTGTCGGCGTCAAGATCGCAGCGGTGCACAACGTCGCCGCAATAGCATCTGGCATTGTGAGGGCAGGAGCTGACTTCATAACGATCGATGGTTTTCGAGGAGGGACTGGCTCGGCACCACGTGTCATAAGGGACCACGCTGGCCTTCCGATCGAGGTGGCTGTTGCTGTCGTTGACAAGCGTCTCGCAGAGGAGGGGTTAAGGAACAAGATCACACTCTGCGCTGGTGGGAGCATAAGGTCCTCTGCCGACATGATCAAGATTCTGGCACTTGGAGCGGACGTGGCGATGGTATGCACCGCCGCACTCGTCGCAATGGGGTGCAGGGTTTGCCAGCAGTGTCATCGAGGTCTGTGTGCTTGGGGAATTGCAACACAAAAACCAGAGCTCACTGCGAGGCTCGACCCAGAGATCGCATCTGCGAGAATTACGAGGCTTTTCACCGCATGGAATGAGGAGCTTAAGGAGGTGCTGGGGGCGATGGGCATCGACGCCGTTGAGAGCTTGATCGGTAATAGGGACAGACTGAGGTACATCGGGCCAAACCCGAAGATTGCCGAAATCATGGGAGTGAAGCATGTTGGCGAAGGGTGGGGTTGAGGATGAATTCAGACGGTAAATTCAGTATTAATGGATTCATTGACCACCATATTGAGTTCAGTTTCGAAGCAAGTGGTGTCGTCAAGACAGCTACGATTCGCGCAGACAAACGTGATCACCTAGGTCATCCTCTTGATTACAAAATTCTCAATCTCGCGATAAAGAAATGCATTAACGCTGGCTATAAACACATCGTGATCGAAGGTGCGCTTGGGCAGAGATATATCGGCGCTGCTCTATCAGATCCAGATGTTAAGATTGAGGTACATGGAACCCCTGGCAACAATCTCGGGGCGTTTCTCAACGGGGCGACAATCGAGGTCTTTGGTAACGCCCAGGATTTGACAGGAAATACGATGAACTCGGGCAAAATTATCGTGCACGGTAACGCAGGGGATGTAACTGGACTCGCTGCGAGGAGCGGTATTATCCTTATCAAGGGGAATTCTGGTTATCGAACGGGTATCCACATGAAGGAGTTTGCTGGTCTGAAGCCTGCAATCGTTGTCGGAGGAGGCGTCAAAGATTATCTCGGAGAATACATGGCTGGCGGTACGGTCTTGGTACTTGGTATTGGTATGGACGAGCGGGTGGTCTCTGGAGCTAACATAGGTGCGGGGATGCACGGTGGAACCATCTTCATTAGGGGCAGGCTTAACCCTAATCAGTTAGGATCAGGAGCGGTCATCAAAGAAAAAACGGAGAACGATCTGGTACAATTGGAAGCGCTCATAAGGGAGTACGAGGCTGCATTCGGGGTGGAAGTCCCGCGGGATTGGGAAGACTATACAAAGGTAGTACCGCACACACACCGACCGTTCCACGGACATTATGACCCTACGCTCATCTAGGAAATCCTTAGTCAAAGTCCAGGAAACCTCATCACAGATTCGAGGACGATTTGGACTTCCAGGTCGACCAGGCCGATCGGTATTATTTTCTTTGTGATAATATCTTCGAGGGCTCTATTATCTGGTGCGTGGACTCTGATCATGATACTTCTTTCGCCAGAAACATTGAGAACTTCCATCACACCTGGAACATCCCTCAATTTTTTCAAATCATCGGCGACGACATTCTTTGCGAGATTTGCGAAAATCACTGCGTCCGCTTTCATGCCAGTCTGCTCAGTATTGACAATCGCCACATAACCAAGAATGACACCGTCATCCTCCAATCTCCTTATCCTGTCTCGAATCGTCGACGGAGACCGGCGCAGTTTAGAGGCCACTTCGTTGTAAGTCATCTTGCCCTCAGTGGCAAGAAGCTTGATGATCTTTCGATTCATTTCGTCGATGACTACCAAGCTCGGTCCCCCCTAACGCCGTTTAGTTATTACGGATTCCTTGAATATATTCTTTTTTGAATTCTTGCGCTTATGACGGAAAAAACGCTTGATGTTCGCCGATCGAGCGTATTTTTTTGCGTTCGTGGCAGAGTCATTTCGTAATAACTCTTTTCGGAAGTACATATCTCTGCTCAATTTGTTTTCAACCGCTCTGTTTTGCGCTATCTCACGCGATTTCTTCGAGATG is from Methanomassiliicoccales archaeon and encodes:
- a CDS encoding NADH-quinone oxidoreductase subunit N, with amino-acid sequence MVDLSPVYSEIIILLFAVGLPAVYYLTKSEKALSIVSLVGIIAAMIPLLIFYIDGSQPVVFAGGLLRLDAFAVAFKLVFLAVALYVTIASIRYVKGERHLAEYYSLILLATLGMMVVASSLDLITLFVGLELASLSSYALVGFRKADKRGIEAATKYLIIGALSSAISLYGISLIYGITGSTVFADIGTAIATASGMDPIILLAIGLLIAGFGFKVAIVPFHMWAPDVYEGAPTTITSLLASSSKKMGFVALFKIFLIGLIAIKADWDVVVAVIAVLTMTIGNLVAISQTNIKRMLAYSSIAQAGYILIVLPIGTEYALAGGIFHIITHAFMKGGAFIIVAALSTVALGESLADYKGLGKRSPFLAFSMGVLLLSLAGIPPLSGFASKFWLFSSAVDAAIAPEQSWVLWLAVFGVINSAISLYYYVRVIKYMYVESGPEEPIRVPNSMILAIAITVVATIVIGLFPSPILELCREAARAFFSGM
- a CDS encoding CBS domain-containing protein, with product MQVKAKVKDYVDRDPPVVDYGATLEDVVKLMVQRHQTGVVVKEEDIVLGVITSTDVTRVIVQGRDPSTVKVKEFMTACTLVGQNPCIQIHEDGYVIDALRLMLIGGVSRVLVVDSAGEFVGTISFLDALRAYEDEMSKRKK
- a CDS encoding polyprenyl synthetase family protein; translation: MSWDLPIRKELNMVEEEIRRSVHSQQQLLTEISMHVIGAGGKRIRPGVSILCYKAVGGTEVSNVIGIAAAFELIHSATLIHDDINDGGTMRRGKVSAFKKYGVQLALVAGDFLFVKGFRAGGSFSKEVVEIIADSCACMAEGEILQVGHINDASTSIDTYLKIIEGKTAKPIEASAKVGAFLGGGSPVMIETLGSYGLNLGMAFQIMDDILDIVGKEDVLGKPKGMDFSDGTPTLPIILAMEDGHKGKRLSELFEKKKKRRWEVEEALKILMESDAIRLSKEKALEFSNRAIESLSILRPSVYEEALRSLARTVVERES
- a CDS encoding geranylgeranyl reductase family protein, with product MAERLSTDILVVGAGPAGSTAAEHAALHGADVLLIERKKEIGIPFACGEFLPSIDEVKRIFPGARDIDTLFDIPRELISLETHRLRIYSPELRVYEFDFDGFTTYRDRFDQYLASKALKAGAKVLTGCTFISIDGDRVVTNQCEVKAKLVIGADGPRSRVAKSLGLPKNRELCPAVTAQAVGNFEPVAEMYFGNIAPGGYAWILPKRGGANVGVGISPRFASKTVGEYFKEFIDWKQIDVGKPAGKYVPMGGPLHPNYNDKGLIVGDAAGHVMAVNGGGIPIALICGKIAGEVAAACVRSGESISRYGEECRRQVEKPLRIALRTKVLADLCWGSRRRLELAMRVLGKRRMANIIRCKRLFP
- a CDS encoding nucleic acid-binding protein, which encodes MKYVVDTSAFFAMEDLPQDAEILVPPGVLSELKKYKDRRLDYWEFKIKITHPSTTSLEAVRLAAQKTGDTHKLSDTDIEVLALAFDLKATILTEDYSIQNVARTMGIDYINIVTRGIKEIFSWEMRCLGCGRAFDKEIKECPVCGSPLKCRRSRKKK
- a CDS encoding tRNA 4-thiouridine(8) synthase ThiI; amino-acid sequence: MGKEAMKAICLISGGIDSPVASFLIGRRGFEINLLHLDHQPFSDQRMTEKIRDIAQKLAELLEKNVRVYIAPHGKNQEIIADRCDPGYRCVLCKMLMLRVADGLGQRLNADAIVTGESLGQVASQTLHNIRVEQHGISLPVLRPLIGLDKLEIENIAKSIGTYEISIKKVLPCSFVPKRPATRASLNKALQEAQKAGLEEIARQAISEIRQLEF
- a CDS encoding exosome complex RNA-binding protein Csl4 codes for the protein MKKRRCVLPGDEVAVVEEFIPGEGTYEIDGKIYSAYCGDLELDHEEKIAKVSAKNPPVTLKVGDVVYAEVTDVRNSMAICEVIAVEGKERDISGDTSATIHISKVSSGYTQDVGKELRPSDIIRAKVIQVKPSLQLSTVGHHFGVILALCKKCRAPLKKRNRTLYCERCERTDMRKLADDYGEVKF
- a CDS encoding METTL5 family protein codes for the protein MKKRALEILLQQIPPLSQPKPFLEQYSTPATIAADVLFTAYANNDIEDKIVIDLGCGNGIFAIGASLLNSKMSIGVDADPLALKEAKANASAIGADVEFVLARIPHFSARADVAIQNPPFGSQRRGADRPFLETAMSVASVIYTMHNAETVEFVLNFVMNSGWEIVLQKRYKFVIPHMFEFHKKMKKDFDVLLLCIRRSGEKR